The following are encoded together in the Streptomyces tsukubensis genome:
- a CDS encoding PIN domain-containing protein: MSERIETVVLDSEGLSAWIAQDRKLLAMLQVLHDMGADLVIGANTIVEVTHSRTNMPRLNWALSRIKVEPVTEQAARAAAELLKGAGLHGHKYAIDATVAEVALRQPKPVALLTSDCDDMAKLCGSQVRIIPL, encoded by the coding sequence GTGAGCGAGCGCATCGAGACCGTTGTCCTGGACTCGGAAGGGCTCTCCGCCTGGATCGCGCAGGACCGCAAGCTCCTCGCGATGCTGCAGGTCCTCCACGACATGGGAGCCGACCTCGTGATCGGGGCGAACACCATCGTGGAGGTAACCCACTCCCGCACCAACATGCCTCGCCTGAACTGGGCCCTGTCCCGCATCAAGGTGGAGCCGGTCACCGAGCAGGCGGCGAGGGCGGCGGCTGAGCTCCTCAAGGGCGCCGGACTGCACGGGCACAAGTACGCCATCGACGCCACGGTCGCCGAGGTCGCGCTCCGCCAGCCGAAACCCGTCGCCCTGCTGACCTCCGACTGCGACGACATGGCCAAGCTCTGCGGCAGCCAGGTCCGCATCATCCCCCTCTGA
- a CDS encoding type II toxin-antitoxin system CcdA family antitoxin gives MSSTTRITVTLPSDQVAELRKLTDNVSGYVAEAVARQIRHQLLGDDLHRHEEEHGSFSDEELAEARAKIFGSAGPSKSADAA, from the coding sequence ATGTCTTCGACGACTCGCATCACTGTCACGCTCCCCAGCGACCAGGTGGCGGAGCTCCGCAAGCTCACGGACAACGTCTCCGGCTACGTGGCGGAAGCCGTAGCCCGCCAGATCCGGCACCAGCTCCTGGGCGATGACCTACACCGCCATGAAGAGGAGCACGGGTCCTTCAGCGATGAGGAGCTCGCCGAGGCTCGCGCGAAGATCTTCGGCTCTGCCGGCCCTTCCAAGAGCGCGGACGCCGCGTGA
- a CDS encoding DUF4365 domain-containing protein codes for MAVNEVRSLLERHGHIVQEIDGGNDHGEDLHITFVDNGRRTEDSLTVQVKGGVSTRARRGHRVLVGDHGDNWRDGSLPVLCVVHDPERGGLFWANATRQLRRGRALRKKVKSIVVSREFVLDDTSLKAFVQVMRCYLAREREGVGRWADMANVEFAPDDIVKPFENEAYEPMVFWQRRGEPYAVLLHHDLDWEPVRIQEGMLHFEPIPWVGNVILDIAEAHWLMGCFKSTEWWRRPYDHHDSSGPLQPPSQP; via the coding sequence ATGGCAGTAAATGAGGTGCGTTCGCTGCTGGAACGGCACGGCCACATCGTGCAGGAGATAGACGGCGGCAACGATCACGGCGAGGACCTGCACATCACCTTCGTCGACAACGGACGGCGGACGGAGGATTCTCTGACCGTGCAGGTGAAGGGCGGAGTCTCGACCCGAGCCAGACGCGGGCACCGCGTATTGGTCGGCGATCACGGAGACAACTGGCGCGATGGCAGCCTTCCAGTTCTCTGCGTGGTCCACGACCCCGAGCGCGGCGGCCTTTTTTGGGCCAACGCGACCCGCCAGCTCCGTCGGGGCCGCGCGCTACGCAAGAAGGTGAAGTCGATCGTCGTCTCTCGGGAGTTCGTGCTGGACGACACGAGCCTTAAAGCGTTCGTACAGGTCATGCGGTGCTATCTGGCACGGGAACGCGAGGGAGTCGGCAGGTGGGCGGATATGGCGAATGTCGAGTTCGCTCCGGACGACATCGTCAAACCCTTCGAGAACGAGGCCTACGAACCCATGGTCTTCTGGCAGCGCCGCGGTGAGCCGTATGCGGTTCTTCTCCACCACGACCTGGATTGGGAGCCGGTGCGTATCCAGGAGGGGATGCTCCACTTCGAGCCAATCCCCTGGGTCGGCAACGTCATCCTTGACATCGCGGAGGCCCACTGGCTGATGGGTTGTTTCAAATCTACGGAGTGGTGGCGACGGCCGTACGACCATCACGACTCCTCTGGCCCCCTCCAGCCTCCCAGCCAGCCGTGA